Proteins encoded by one window of Heliangelus exortis chromosome 5, bHelExo1.hap1, whole genome shotgun sequence:
- the L2HGDH gene encoding L-2-hydroxyglutarate dehydrogenase, mitochondrial isoform X4 — protein MALDSPYTGIVNYKQVAQSYAEDFQEAGGTILTDFEVTNMEMGQESSSENEDGLKHPVVVRSSKGEEIYCRHIVTCGGLYSDRLSEISGCSPEPRIVPFRGDYLVLKPEKCYMVKGNIYPVPNPRFPFLGFHFTPRMDGSVWLGPNAVLAFKREGYKLFDFSTGDFLDAVMYSGLWKLVLRNLSYGLSEIYRAVFLSAQVKQLQKFIPEVTVNDVFRGPSGVRAQALDSDGNLVDDFVFDGGSGDIGSRILHVRNAPSPAATSSLAIAKMIADEVKRRFEL, from the exons ATGGCCCTGGATTCTCCATACACTGGCATTGTGAATTACAAACAAGTGGCTCAGTCCTATGCTGAAGACTTCCAGGAAGCAGGTGGGACCATCTTGACTGATTTTGAAGTTACAAACATGGAGATGGGTCAAGAAAGttcttcagaaaatgaagatg GGCTGAAACACCCAGTTGTTGTTAGGAGCTCAAAG GGTGAGGAAATCTACTGTAGGCACATTGTGACCTGTGGAGGACTGTACTCAGACCGCCTGTCAGAGATCAGTGGCTGCAGCCCTGAGCCTCGGATTGTTCCTTTCCGTGGAGATTATTTGGTgctaaaaccagaaaagtgCTACATGgttaaaggaaatatttatcCA GTTCCCAATCCTCGGTTCCCTTTTCTGGGATTTCATTTCACCCCAAGAATGGATGGCAGTGTTTGGCTTGGTCCTAATGCAGTGCTGGCCTTTAAGAGAGAGGGCTACAAATTGTTTGACTTCAGCACTGGGGATTTTTTAGATGCTGTAATGTACAG tgGGTTATGGAAGCTTGTGCTGAGAAACTTGTCTTATGGACTGAGTGAGATCTACAGAGCAGTTTTCCTTAGTGCACAAGTGAAGCAGCTTCAGAAGTTCATCCCTGAGGTCACTGTCAATGATGTATTCAG GGGTCCATCTGGAGTGAGAGCTCAGGCATTGGACAGTGATGGGAATTTGGTAGATGACTTTGTATTTGATGGAGGCAGTGGAGATATTGGAAGCAGAATCCTTCATGTCAGAAAtgccccttctcctgctgctacCTCCTCCCTTGCCATAGCAAAAATGATTGCAGATGAAGTGAAGAGAAGATTTGAATTGTGA
- the L2HGDH gene encoding L-2-hydroxyglutarate dehydrogenase, mitochondrial isoform X2, with amino-acid sequence MPSPRGCPQGTTNRTVPKGQLPLSALPGRPSPRRGRRRGRCWSWSRSRCASPPQDGCGGAAAAGGRCWLRCGGAVAGSEPAAQLIVAVEQEEIPRLKALYERGLQNNVPGLKLIGPKEIQAKEPFCRGLMALDSPYTGIVNYKQVAQSYAEDFQEAGGTILTDFEVTNMEMGQESSSENEDGLKHPVVVRSSKGEEIYCRHIVTCGGLYSDRLSEISGCSPEPRIVPFRGDYLVLKPEKCYMVKGNIYPVPNPRFPFLGFHFTPRMDGSVWLGPNAVLAFKREGYKLFDFSTGDFLDAVMYSGLWKLVLRNLSYGLSEIYRAVFLSAQVKQLQKFIPEVTVNDVFRGPSGVRAQALDSDGNLVDDFVFDGGSGDIGSRILHVRNAPSPAATSSLAIAKMIADEVKRRFEL; translated from the exons ATGCCCTCCCCCCGGGGCTGCCCGCAAGGGACGACCAACCGAACCGTACCCAAAGGCCAACTCCCCCTCTCAGCCCTCCCCGGCCGCCCCTCACCgcggagggggaggaggagggggcggtGCTGGTCCTGGTCCCGTTCCCGCTGTGCCTCACCGCCCCAAGATGGCTGCGGCGGTGCTGCGGCAGCGGGCGGGCGGTGTTGGCTGCGTTGCGGCGGGGCTGTGGCAGGCTCAGAGCCGGCAGCGCAG ctgatTGTAGCTGTTGAACAAGAGGAAATCCCAAGACTCAAAGCTCTGTATGAAAGAGGGCTGCAGAACAATGTCCCAGGTCTGAAGCTGATTGGACCAAAAGAAATCCAAGCAAAAGAACCCTTCTGCAGG GGGCTGATGGCCCTGGATTCTCCATACACTGGCATTGTGAATTACAAACAAGTGGCTCAGTCCTATGCTGAAGACTTCCAGGAAGCAGGTGGGACCATCTTGACTGATTTTGAAGTTACAAACATGGAGATGGGTCAAGAAAGttcttcagaaaatgaagatg GGCTGAAACACCCAGTTGTTGTTAGGAGCTCAAAG GGTGAGGAAATCTACTGTAGGCACATTGTGACCTGTGGAGGACTGTACTCAGACCGCCTGTCAGAGATCAGTGGCTGCAGCCCTGAGCCTCGGATTGTTCCTTTCCGTGGAGATTATTTGGTgctaaaaccagaaaagtgCTACATGgttaaaggaaatatttatcCA GTTCCCAATCCTCGGTTCCCTTTTCTGGGATTTCATTTCACCCCAAGAATGGATGGCAGTGTTTGGCTTGGTCCTAATGCAGTGCTGGCCTTTAAGAGAGAGGGCTACAAATTGTTTGACTTCAGCACTGGGGATTTTTTAGATGCTGTAATGTACAG tgGGTTATGGAAGCTTGTGCTGAGAAACTTGTCTTATGGACTGAGTGAGATCTACAGAGCAGTTTTCCTTAGTGCACAAGTGAAGCAGCTTCAGAAGTTCATCCCTGAGGTCACTGTCAATGATGTATTCAG GGGTCCATCTGGAGTGAGAGCTCAGGCATTGGACAGTGATGGGAATTTGGTAGATGACTTTGTATTTGATGGAGGCAGTGGAGATATTGGAAGCAGAATCCTTCATGTCAGAAAtgccccttctcctgctgctacCTCCTCCCTTGCCATAGCAAAAATGATTGCAGATGAAGTGAAGAGAAGATTTGAATTGTGA
- the L2HGDH gene encoding L-2-hydroxyglutarate dehydrogenase, mitochondrial isoform X1 has protein sequence MAAAVLRQRAGGVGCVAAGLWQAQSRQRSTFDVAVVGAGIVGLASARELARRYPSLTFAVLEKEQELAHHQSGHNSGVIHSGIYYKPGSLKAKLCVEGAALCYEYCDQKGIPYKQCGKLIVAVEQEEIPRLKALYERGLQNNVPGLKLIGPKEIQAKEPFCRGLMALDSPYTGIVNYKQVAQSYAEDFQEAGGTILTDFEVTNMEMGQESSSENEDGLKHPVVVRSSKGEEIYCRHIVTCGGLYSDRLSEISGCSPEPRIVPFRGDYLVLKPEKCYMVKGNIYPVPNPRFPFLGFHFTPRMDGSVWLGPNAVLAFKREGYKLFDFSTGDFLDAVMYSGLWKLVLRNLSYGLSEIYRAVFLSAQVKQLQKFIPEVTVNDVFRGPSGVRAQALDSDGNLVDDFVFDGGSGDIGSRILHVRNAPSPAATSSLAIAKMIADEVKRRFEL, from the exons ATGGCTGCGGCGGTGCTGCGGCAGCGGGCGGGCGGTGTTGGCTGCGTTGCGGCGGGGCTGTGGCAGGCTCAGAGCCGGCAGCGCAG CACTTTCGACGTGGCTGTGGTGGGTGCGGGAATCGTGGGGCTGGCCTCGGCCCGGGAGCTCGCCCGGCGGTACCCGTCGCTCACCTTCGCCGtgctggagaaggagcaggagttGG CTCATCACCAGAGTGGACATAACAGTGGTGTGATTCACAGTGGAATTTATTACAAACCTGGATCTCTGAAAGCTAAGCTGTGTGTGGAGGGTGCAGCCCTCTGCTACGAGTACTGTGACCAGAAGGGAATACCATATAAGCAGTGTGGGAAG ctgatTGTAGCTGTTGAACAAGAGGAAATCCCAAGACTCAAAGCTCTGTATGAAAGAGGGCTGCAGAACAATGTCCCAGGTCTGAAGCTGATTGGACCAAAAGAAATCCAAGCAAAAGAACCCTTCTGCAGG GGGCTGATGGCCCTGGATTCTCCATACACTGGCATTGTGAATTACAAACAAGTGGCTCAGTCCTATGCTGAAGACTTCCAGGAAGCAGGTGGGACCATCTTGACTGATTTTGAAGTTACAAACATGGAGATGGGTCAAGAAAGttcttcagaaaatgaagatg GGCTGAAACACCCAGTTGTTGTTAGGAGCTCAAAG GGTGAGGAAATCTACTGTAGGCACATTGTGACCTGTGGAGGACTGTACTCAGACCGCCTGTCAGAGATCAGTGGCTGCAGCCCTGAGCCTCGGATTGTTCCTTTCCGTGGAGATTATTTGGTgctaaaaccagaaaagtgCTACATGgttaaaggaaatatttatcCA GTTCCCAATCCTCGGTTCCCTTTTCTGGGATTTCATTTCACCCCAAGAATGGATGGCAGTGTTTGGCTTGGTCCTAATGCAGTGCTGGCCTTTAAGAGAGAGGGCTACAAATTGTTTGACTTCAGCACTGGGGATTTTTTAGATGCTGTAATGTACAG tgGGTTATGGAAGCTTGTGCTGAGAAACTTGTCTTATGGACTGAGTGAGATCTACAGAGCAGTTTTCCTTAGTGCACAAGTGAAGCAGCTTCAGAAGTTCATCCCTGAGGTCACTGTCAATGATGTATTCAG GGGTCCATCTGGAGTGAGAGCTCAGGCATTGGACAGTGATGGGAATTTGGTAGATGACTTTGTATTTGATGGAGGCAGTGGAGATATTGGAAGCAGAATCCTTCATGTCAGAAAtgccccttctcctgctgctacCTCCTCCCTTGCCATAGCAAAAATGATTGCAGATGAAGTGAAGAGAAGATTTGAATTGTGA
- the L2HGDH gene encoding L-2-hydroxyglutarate dehydrogenase, mitochondrial isoform X3 → MQLPYLSIFCDLGQDLRLLTPLTAEVIKLIVAVEQEEIPRLKALYERGLQNNVPGLKLIGPKEIQAKEPFCRGLMALDSPYTGIVNYKQVAQSYAEDFQEAGGTILTDFEVTNMEMGQESSSENEDGLKHPVVVRSSKGEEIYCRHIVTCGGLYSDRLSEISGCSPEPRIVPFRGDYLVLKPEKCYMVKGNIYPVPNPRFPFLGFHFTPRMDGSVWLGPNAVLAFKREGYKLFDFSTGDFLDAVMYSGLWKLVLRNLSYGLSEIYRAVFLSAQVKQLQKFIPEVTVNDVFRGPSGVRAQALDSDGNLVDDFVFDGGSGDIGSRILHVRNAPSPAATSSLAIAKMIADEVKRRFEL, encoded by the exons ATGCAGTTACCTTATTTGAGCATCTTTTGTGATTTGGGGCAGGACCTCAGATTGCTCACTCCTCTGACAGCTGAAGTAATTAAG ctgatTGTAGCTGTTGAACAAGAGGAAATCCCAAGACTCAAAGCTCTGTATGAAAGAGGGCTGCAGAACAATGTCCCAGGTCTGAAGCTGATTGGACCAAAAGAAATCCAAGCAAAAGAACCCTTCTGCAGG GGGCTGATGGCCCTGGATTCTCCATACACTGGCATTGTGAATTACAAACAAGTGGCTCAGTCCTATGCTGAAGACTTCCAGGAAGCAGGTGGGACCATCTTGACTGATTTTGAAGTTACAAACATGGAGATGGGTCAAGAAAGttcttcagaaaatgaagatg GGCTGAAACACCCAGTTGTTGTTAGGAGCTCAAAG GGTGAGGAAATCTACTGTAGGCACATTGTGACCTGTGGAGGACTGTACTCAGACCGCCTGTCAGAGATCAGTGGCTGCAGCCCTGAGCCTCGGATTGTTCCTTTCCGTGGAGATTATTTGGTgctaaaaccagaaaagtgCTACATGgttaaaggaaatatttatcCA GTTCCCAATCCTCGGTTCCCTTTTCTGGGATTTCATTTCACCCCAAGAATGGATGGCAGTGTTTGGCTTGGTCCTAATGCAGTGCTGGCCTTTAAGAGAGAGGGCTACAAATTGTTTGACTTCAGCACTGGGGATTTTTTAGATGCTGTAATGTACAG tgGGTTATGGAAGCTTGTGCTGAGAAACTTGTCTTATGGACTGAGTGAGATCTACAGAGCAGTTTTCCTTAGTGCACAAGTGAAGCAGCTTCAGAAGTTCATCCCTGAGGTCACTGTCAATGATGTATTCAG GGGTCCATCTGGAGTGAGAGCTCAGGCATTGGACAGTGATGGGAATTTGGTAGATGACTTTGTATTTGATGGAGGCAGTGGAGATATTGGAAGCAGAATCCTTCATGTCAGAAAtgccccttctcctgctgctacCTCCTCCCTTGCCATAGCAAAAATGATTGCAGATGAAGTGAAGAGAAGATTTGAATTGTGA
- the DMAC2L gene encoding ATP synthase subunit s, mitochondrial, producing the protein MVVLVRLARPGCSLTKLPPPGTCRNFWGWLNAVFNKVDYERIEAVGPDRAASEWLLRCGALVRFQGYQKWQQDYNGLPTGPVERYKIEAINATESCIMYRGFDYLDGLEHVTEIKLQKCIYIEDQCLQRLSETKNLQKSLLQMQIISCGNVTDKGVIALHKLTNLEYLYLSDLPGIKQKETTVHLLQQALPNLELELDLE; encoded by the exons ATGGTGGTGTTGGTAAGGCTGGCGCGGCCggggtgcagcctcaccaagcTGCCGCCGCCGGGCACCTGCAGGAACTTCTGGGGATGGCTGAATGCCGTCTTCAACAA GGTGGACTACGAGCGCATCGAAGCCGTTGGCCCTGACAGAGCCGCTTCGGAGTGGCTGCTGCGCTGCGGGGCCCTGGTGCGCTTCCAGGGCTACCAGAAGTGGCAGCAGGACTACAACGGCCTCCCCACGGGCCCTGTGGAGAGATACAAGATAGAAGCAATCAATGCCACTGAGTCTTGCATCATGTACAGAGGATTTGACTATTTGG ATGGTCTTGAACATGTCACAGAAATCAAGCTGCAGAAGTGTATTTACATAGAGGACCAGTGCCTGCAGAGGCTCAGTGAGACAAAGAACCTGCAGAAGAGTCTCCTCCAGATGCAGATCATCTCCTGTGGGAATGTCACAGACAAAGGTGTCATTGCACTCCACAAGCTGAC GAACCTTGAATATCTGTATCTGAGTGACCTTCCTggaataaaacagaaagaaactaCTGttcacctcctgcagcaggcactgccaaacctggagctggagctggattTGGAATAA